One stretch of Brettanomyces nanus chromosome 4, complete sequence DNA includes these proteins:
- a CDS encoding uncharacterized protein (EggNog:ENOG41) yields the protein MKASYSVLCAALLAVKASAAYVPSEPWTTLTPTSIIGKTTDYAGPFGIYVASISNQTTSTTKSGNSSVSYSTSAAPVSQITDGQIQATTATAQVVSQIGDGQIQATTATKQVVSQIGDGQIQATTATKQVVSQIGDGQIQATTATKQVISQIADGQIQATTSTKTKSVVSQITDGQIQATATAKKEKEKRDATAVTQVGCKSGEALTMSLKDSILTDSAGRIGSIVANQQFQFDGPPPQAGAIYAAGWSITDDGKLAIGTTTTFYQCLSGGFYNLYDKSIGAQCAPVNLYIVDLVDC from the coding sequence atgaaagCATCATATTCCGTTCTTTGTGCCGCTCTTCTTGCAGTTAAAGCTTCTGCCGCTTACGTTCCTTCCGAACCATGGACTACATTGACGCCTACATCTATAATTGGTAAAACTACTGATTATGCTGGTCCATTTGGCATCTACGTTGCTTCAATCTCTAACCAGACCACTTCTACTACAAAGTCTGGCAATTCATCTGTTAGTTACTCTACATCTGCTGCTCCCGTGTCTCAAATAACGGACGGTCAGATCCAGGCAACTACGGCAACAGCTCAGGTTGTCTCTCAGATTGGAGACGGCCAAATTCAGGCTACCACTGCTACCAAGCAGGTTGTGTCTCAAATTGGAGACGGCCAAATTCAGGCTACCACTGCTACCAAGCAGGTTGTGTCTCAAATTGGGGACGGCCAAATTCAGGCTACCACTGCTACCAAGCAAGTTATTTCTCAAATTGCTGATGGTCAAATTCAGGCCACCACCTCGACTAAAACCAAATCTGTTGTTTCTCAGATTACTGATGGTCAAATACAAGCAACCGCTACTGctaagaaggaaaaggaaaagagagacGCTACAGCAGTTACCCAGGTGGGTTGCAAGAGTGGTGAAGCTTTGACCATGTCTTTGAAAGATTCTATATTGACTGACTCTGCAGGAAGAATAGGTTCCATCGTTGCCAATCAACAATTCCAATTCGATGGCCCACCTCCTCAAGCCGGTGCCATTTATGCTGCTGGTTGGTCCATTACTGATGACGGTAAGTTGGCCATTGGTACAACCACTACTTTCTACCAGTGTCTTTCTGGTGGATTTTACAACTTGTACGACAAATCTATCGGAGCACAGTGCGCTCCAGTTAATCTTTACATTGTTGATCTAGTCGACTGTTAA